One stretch of Pradoshia sp. D12 DNA includes these proteins:
- the ftsL gene encoding cell division protein FtsL, translating into MSSLARKLQQEQQRHVGTTTKKVKVKGGITIGEKILYLTFSLFIAFFAVKIISAQANIYSTNNEIIALESKIENQEKLNKDYADQVAELSTYDRIWQKAKELGLTLKDKNVKVVQD; encoded by the coding sequence TTGAGTAGTTTAGCAAGAAAACTTCAGCAAGAACAGCAACGTCATGTAGGAACAACAACAAAGAAGGTTAAAGTAAAAGGCGGCATTACGATTGGTGAGAAGATTCTATATTTAACGTTCTCATTGTTTATCGCTTTCTTTGCTGTAAAAATCATTTCCGCACAAGCGAATATATACTCAACGAATAATGAAATTATTGCTCTTGAAAGCAAGATAGAGAATCAGGAAAAGCTTAATAAAGATTATGCAGATCAAGTGGCGGAGTTAAGTACATATGACCGAATCTGGCAAAAAGCAAAAGAATTGGGATTAACACTAAAAGATAAAAATGTTAAGGTAGTGCAAGATTAA
- a CDS encoding penicillin-binding protein: MSNRKSRNRGAALLFVIFGLLFCVVFFRFLYIQYTGVAGGQELAAKAQDKYEVTRTLSAQRGTIVDKNGEVLARDTSTYKLIALLNSSVTENPKKPKHVVDKEETARVLAEHIDMDESEILSRLNKKGLYQTEFGAAGRDLTHQQKNDIEGLNLPGITFVKDTKRFYPNGIFSSHVIGFVENNEETGKTTGALGLEKELDKYLQEEDGSIKFEGDLWRNILPNKETVVNEPSNGASVQLTLDKKIQIFLEDAMSEVNKKYNPTKMIGVVADPKTGKILAMSQRPTFDLNTRDGLADTWQNLAVEESFEPGSTMKIFTLAAAVEEGVFNPNEKYKSGMFKIKGSRPIRDHNGGAGWGTISYLEGVQRSSNVAFAKLADEKIGTEKLLTYFESFGFGKKTGIDLPSETTGKFVYKYKSEQITTAFGQGSTVTPIQMIQAATAVANDGKMMKPYVVEKIVDSNTKKVLKETKPTVAGKPISKETAAEVRDILETVVTSKHGTGKPYKLDGYDVIGKTGTAQIRSQTGAGYATGHENYLFSFLGMAPKDNPEVVVYVAIQQPKISASESGSAPVSQVFNSVMENTLKYLNIKSDNTKKKSTSEVPELKETNVETAKAKVEELGLTPIVIGKGMSVSKQSPSAGSQIIQGEKVLLLTDGDLTVPNFSGWSIRDVMKAASLMEVELNTSGSGYAVTQKPKAGTKLKDDTFLVVQFENPKTIYEKSKENSSKTKEEDVESD; the protein is encoded by the coding sequence ATGAGTAATCGAAAAAGCCGCAATAGGGGAGCAGCACTCTTATTTGTAATATTTGGGCTGCTTTTTTGTGTAGTATTTTTTCGCTTTTTGTATATTCAGTATACTGGTGTTGCCGGTGGACAGGAGCTTGCTGCTAAAGCGCAGGATAAGTATGAAGTCACCCGTACCTTGTCGGCACAAAGAGGAACGATTGTTGACAAAAATGGTGAGGTGCTGGCAAGGGATACGTCAACCTATAAGCTAATTGCCCTCCTTAATTCATCTGTAACTGAAAATCCGAAAAAGCCAAAACATGTTGTAGATAAGGAAGAAACAGCAAGAGTATTGGCTGAGCACATTGATATGGATGAAAGCGAAATATTAAGTCGTTTGAACAAAAAGGGACTTTATCAAACTGAATTTGGTGCTGCTGGACGTGATTTAACCCATCAACAAAAAAATGATATCGAAGGATTAAATTTACCAGGTATTACGTTTGTAAAGGATACGAAGAGATTTTATCCGAATGGAATCTTCTCCTCACATGTAATAGGGTTTGTTGAGAATAATGAAGAAACAGGGAAAACAACTGGAGCGTTAGGGCTAGAAAAAGAATTGGATAAGTATTTACAGGAAGAGGATGGATCTATCAAGTTTGAGGGTGACCTATGGCGAAATATTCTTCCTAATAAAGAGACGGTAGTGAACGAACCTTCGAATGGAGCTTCTGTTCAGCTGACGCTCGATAAAAAAATTCAAATCTTTTTAGAAGACGCAATGTCGGAAGTCAATAAGAAATATAACCCAACTAAAATGATTGGTGTCGTAGCAGATCCAAAGACAGGGAAAATATTGGCTATGTCACAGCGCCCTACTTTTGATTTAAACACAAGGGATGGACTTGCAGATACCTGGCAGAATCTAGCGGTTGAAGAATCTTTTGAGCCAGGTTCTACCATGAAGATTTTTACGTTGGCTGCTGCTGTTGAAGAAGGAGTATTTAATCCTAATGAAAAATATAAATCAGGCATGTTTAAGATTAAAGGTTCTAGACCGATAAGAGACCATAATGGTGGAGCAGGGTGGGGGACGATTAGCTATCTAGAAGGGGTTCAACGTTCTTCAAATGTTGCTTTTGCTAAATTGGCTGATGAAAAAATCGGAACTGAAAAACTTTTAACATACTTTGAAAGCTTTGGTTTTGGTAAAAAAACAGGTATTGATCTCCCGAGTGAAACGACCGGTAAATTTGTTTATAAATATAAATCTGAACAAATCACGACTGCCTTTGGGCAGGGTTCAACTGTTACACCGATCCAAATGATTCAGGCAGCAACTGCCGTCGCAAATGACGGAAAAATGATGAAGCCCTATGTAGTTGAAAAAATTGTGGACTCCAACACGAAAAAAGTATTGAAGGAAACGAAACCTACTGTAGCAGGCAAACCGATTTCCAAGGAAACGGCAGCTGAGGTGCGTGATATATTGGAAACGGTCGTAACCTCTAAACATGGAACCGGTAAGCCATATAAATTGGATGGCTATGATGTTATAGGTAAAACGGGAACGGCTCAGATTCGCAGTCAAACTGGCGCGGGTTACGCTACTGGTCATGAAAATTATTTATTTTCTTTCTTAGGAATGGCACCGAAGGATAATCCTGAGGTTGTAGTATATGTGGCTATTCAACAGCCGAAAATCAGCGCTAGTGAGTCTGGTTCAGCCCCAGTTTCCCAAGTATTTAACTCAGTAATGGAAAATACATTAAAGTACCTAAATATTAAATCAGATAATACAAAGAAAAAATCCACTAGTGAAGTTCCTGAATTAAAAGAAACGAATGTTGAGACTGCTAAGGCGAAGGTTGAAGAGCTTGGCCTGACACCTATTGTTATAGGGAAAGGGATGAGTGTTTCTAAACAATCGCCGAGTGCAGGATCTCAGATTATTCAAGGAGAGAAGGTTCTTCTTCTGACCGATGGCGACTTAACAGTACCTAATTTTTCAGGATGGTCAATTAGGGATGTTATGAAGGCGGCTTCCTTAATGGAGGTGGAGTTAAATACTTCAGGCTCCGGGTATGCTGTTACTCAAAAACCAAAAGCAGGAACAAAATTGAAGGATGATACTTTCCTAGTTGTTCAATTTGAGAATCCTAAAACCATATATGAAAAATCAAAAGAGAATAGTTCAAAAACCAAGGAAGAGGATGTAGAATCCGATTAG
- a CDS encoding stage V sporulation protein D — protein sequence MRASNITVRKRLIAALLIGLFVFLVIIIRLGYVQFYLGDFLTGLAKDSWSRNVPFEPKRGEIKDRNGVVYATNKSAPTVYIVPRQVVNPADTAKQIASVLNMRTDKAFKLITSNTSIVKIPEGRKISHNKAKEIRNLDLKGVYIAEDSIRYYPKGSTLAHVLGFAGIDNQGLMGLELAYDDELKGQKGYVKFYADAKGKRMENMADDYKAPANGYDLKLTVDSRIQTIIDRELEIAEETYNPDGIVAIAVNPNTGEILAMSSRPTFDPSNFRNVAPEVYNRNLPVWSTYEPGSTFKIITLAAALEEGKVDLKNDHFYDPGYTKVGGASLRCWKRGGHGSETFLEVVQNSCNPGFVELGQRLGKEKLFNYIHDFGFGEKTGIDLQGEGKGILFNINRVGPVEQATTAFGQGVSVTPIQQVMAVSAAINGGTLYTPYIAKEIVNPVTGDTIIKKTPKAKRNVISKETSKEIREALETVVAQGSGKGAFVDGYRVGGKTGTAQKAQNGRYLENNFIVSFIGFAPADDPQLVVYLAIDNPKGTVQFGGVVAAPIVGRIMKDSLPALGIEQRKNQVEKEKNYLDPRMEEVPDLIGMTLKDLGEQYSTFKVEKSGSGNRIVQQSPQAGVKLKEGSSIRIYLEEDDTEE from the coding sequence ATGAGAGCATCAAATATTACTGTCAGAAAACGATTAATCGCAGCATTGTTGATCGGATTGTTCGTATTTCTGGTAATCATCATCAGACTAGGATATGTTCAGTTTTATTTAGGAGATTTTTTGACGGGCTTAGCTAAAGATTCGTGGAGCAGAAATGTTCCATTTGAGCCAAAACGGGGAGAGATCAAGGACCGTAATGGAGTGGTTTATGCTACCAATAAATCCGCCCCTACTGTTTATATTGTCCCTCGCCAGGTGGTGAATCCAGCGGATACAGCTAAACAAATAGCCTCAGTACTGAATATGAGGACGGATAAAGCTTTTAAACTCATAACCTCAAATACGTCTATCGTAAAGATACCTGAAGGCCGAAAAATCAGCCACAATAAAGCAAAAGAAATTAGAAACTTAGATTTAAAAGGAGTCTATATTGCTGAGGACTCAATTCGTTATTATCCTAAAGGATCTACACTGGCACATGTTCTTGGATTTGCGGGTATCGATAATCAAGGATTGATGGGCCTTGAATTGGCCTATGATGATGAGCTGAAGGGACAAAAAGGGTATGTTAAGTTTTATGCTGATGCAAAAGGAAAACGGATGGAGAATATGGCTGATGACTATAAAGCTCCAGCAAATGGGTATGATTTAAAGCTAACAGTTGACAGCAGAATTCAAACGATTATTGATAGAGAACTGGAAATTGCCGAAGAAACATATAACCCCGATGGTATTGTTGCTATTGCCGTTAATCCTAATACAGGAGAAATACTGGCAATGTCGAGCAGGCCTACATTTGATCCGTCGAATTTTAGAAATGTGGCACCTGAGGTTTATAATCGGAACTTACCTGTATGGAGTACCTATGAGCCAGGTTCTACATTTAAGATTATTACGTTGGCCGCAGCGCTTGAAGAAGGAAAAGTGGATTTGAAAAATGATCATTTTTATGATCCAGGCTATACAAAGGTAGGCGGAGCTAGTTTAAGATGCTGGAAACGGGGGGGGCATGGATCTGAAACATTCCTTGAGGTAGTACAGAACTCCTGTAACCCTGGGTTCGTTGAGCTTGGTCAAAGACTCGGAAAAGAAAAATTATTTAATTATATTCATGACTTTGGATTTGGAGAAAAAACGGGTATTGATTTACAGGGAGAGGGGAAAGGGATTTTATTTAATATAAATCGAGTTGGCCCGGTTGAACAGGCAACAACTGCTTTTGGCCAAGGAGTCTCAGTTACACCAATCCAACAGGTGATGGCTGTGTCGGCGGCGATTAACGGCGGAACACTTTATACCCCCTATATCGCAAAAGAAATTGTAAATCCTGTCACAGGTGATACCATCATTAAGAAAACTCCAAAGGCGAAAAGGAATGTTATCTCAAAGGAAACTTCAAAGGAAATTCGTGAAGCTCTTGAAACAGTAGTGGCACAAGGTTCAGGGAAAGGTGCATTTGTTGATGGTTATCGAGTTGGCGGGAAAACCGGTACAGCTCAGAAGGCTCAAAACGGCAGATACCTAGAAAATAATTTCATTGTCTCATTTATCGGGTTTGCACCAGCTGATGATCCGCAATTGGTTGTCTATTTAGCGATTGATAATCCAAAAGGAACGGTTCAATTTGGAGGGGTCGTAGCAGCTCCTATTGTTGGAAGGATCATGAAGGATAGTTTGCCAGCACTTGGTATTGAGCAGCGTAAAAATCAAGTAGAGAAAGAAAAAAACTATTTAGATCCGAGAATGGAAGAAGTTCCTGATTTGATTGGAATGACACTAAAGGATTTGGGTGAGCAATATTCTACCTTCAAAGTAGAAAAGTCTGGGA